DNA sequence from the Thunnus albacares chromosome 22, fThuAlb1.1, whole genome shotgun sequence genome:
AGGCGGTCCGGGGAATGACCGATCACCCCTAACGACAGCGACGACGTCCACGACGGGTTCAGACGGTCGATCTGAAACTAGTGACCAAAAAGAAGCTGTTGACAGATGCAGCCTAAAATATCTGaatgttgtattattttctttttactaatAACAGTCAGGTATGGAAATCTGAACTGCACAAGATACAGTTACCTTTTActttatcatatatatatatatatataaataaaccacATAAGACAACCTGGCTTTTATTCTAAAGTCCGTTGTTAAAATGCAGGAACTGAACCTGAAACGTAGCCCGCTGTGGCACCAAACCGTGCAGTGACTTTACCTGGAACAGCTGCTGGCGAGCCAGCGGCTGGGCGGTGACCAGCAGGCCCTGGTTGTAGCTCGACACTCTGGCTGCTGTCAGGTTCTGGTTGGACAGCTGGATGTTCTTGCCGTGGTTTTCCAGGAACGCCATGACGGTGGGCACCAGCGCACACGGTTCGCTCTCCACCTGGAGGCAGAAAGAGGCGACATGAAGAGTTtctcagaaaaattaaaaaagaaaaatgcttgtCGATTAAAAGATTGTTCAGGTTAAAGACAGAgaggctttttttaaacatgtggTGTTCCTACCTCTCTGACCGGAGTgctgtcctcctctccttcgctgcagctgtctgaggagagagagggcgCCTTGACGCTCTCCATATCCTCCATCAGGGAGGAGCTGACGATGGACACTGCTGTTATCCGCCCGTACAGGTCCAAAACTGCATACACATTCTGCAAGGGGGAGCAAGAGGGACGCGTTCTTTGGAAGTACGGGGGAATATAACCGtgtattgtatatgtgtgtatatgtgtgtgtgtgtgtgtgtgtgtgagacagagagaggagtaTGTACCTTGGCGACTGCAGTAGCGGCAGGTCCCATATCTTCTCCGTCAATGAAGATGTGCATGGTGTCGTCACTCAACCTCTTCACACCTACACGGTTCCCAacctaaaaaaataaacagtctTAACGTTTGTGTGGTGTTCAGGCATTAGAAAGAGCAAATATCCATGTTGACAATTTGTCAcaaaatttaaaattcaaaaacatttttatcctGAAGAAGAGCACGACACTTATTTATTCTGAGACTGTAGAAAGGTGAGCACTACAACAATTGTGTAGTGATTTTCTGcttaaaaataaattgtaaatatacttgtatattgtataataaACTAACTTAAATTATATAAAGAGTTTGGCTTTGTTCACTTGATAAAGAATCTTTCATGTGTATCTCATAAAATTAATAACCTCTCaaagttgtttatttaattgTGTAATCCATTTCATTTTAGCCCAAATGAAGATTCACAGAAACTGacattaaaggtatactatgcaggattttcctcaaaaacaatacaatacaaaaataatccctctcaatcatcacttatgacccactagaagtgtgtggcagtgtatgtatctacagagactcagccctctgtctgtattttcttaatatattgctgtgttcaggacgtttctgggcatcaacctCTGGGCAGTGGTTGTGAAgccccccagccaataacagcgcaCAGAGCGTGAGGTCGGGACTTGTagcgtagcgaccaggttacatcgctgtctctgtctctctcctctgctccgctccgcTCTGCGTCTGTTTGACCGAGGGTGGGGCTGAGCtgcacacacgcagagcagaggggccacagcagacaggatgaagctctgcattcacacaaaatccagcaatgcggcaccttcctgcagggaggtgggggggggggggggggggggggggtgcgtgtttatttgtgctttaaaacgTAACCATTGTGAcacaaatcagaaaataatattttgtttatctgattcacagcttttTTTCTGGCCAGCCgccgctcgctctcttcattcactctctagctcgcttgaccgcagctgctctctctctctctcgctctggtGTCGAGCCGAGGAGGTGAGGTCAACTTTGagtgctgtgtgtttacaaacaccaaccaacaaatcctgcatagtatacctataaagtgtatgtgtgtgtgtgtgtgctttactTTGTGTTAGTGAACTACCACATCCCTGTGAAATATTAATCAATATAACTTTCTATTTGCTTATCACGTTTAGAAAAACAGGTTTacaaaacactgtaaattaaagaggCAAATGCAACACTAATAACATAGTTTTACATGATAATGGAAAAAatgatacagaaataaaaatgttaaaaatatggTCACACAATAAAAgtaaagagacaaaagaaagtgtaaaaatgtggtaaaaaataatgattttgtcAGTGTAagctgtgaaaatgtcagagcTCTGATGACATCTTAAAGTCTTAAACCCTGCCAGTGAGAGTTTAATGGTCTTTGATGTGACCAGATCCACCTGTGCTTCAAGCACTCCATAACATCTCCAATTGATTTAAAATCTAATACGCATCCTTGAAGAGCTGCCAGAATTCGggtgatgtgtttatttgtctcttttgaaGCTCGGTTCGCAGCTCAGAGAGTGAGGAATGCAGCAGCTTACCGTCAGCCGGTCCAGTGAGCAGCCGTAGTTCTGGCGCTGCAGCACGCCGTTGCGACGGACCTCAGAACCGCAGAGCAGCCAGGTGACCTTGGTGCGAAGCTgcgggagggagggggagaggccTGACAGCGGGCAGGACGGCAGCTCAGGAGGGGCAAGAGTGGTTAGACCGATATGCAGCGAACCGCACCACTGCTCATCCACTTCATCAATCCTCACCtgcagggagagacagagaagaagaaaaaaattaggcaagagagaaacaaaacaagcacCTGCTAGTGGAGAAAAGCATAAACCAAACAATGTTTATTAAAGAAAACTCATTTTTTGTGCATACAAAGATGTTGTTGAGgcacattattttaaaaatacatgtcaaTTTTCAGAGCATTTTCTTGTAAACTGGTTATTCAGAGCCATCTCTTACCTCAAACAGCTCATCCACTTTCAGTTCTTTAGCACTGAACACGATGCCGTGAGCGTAACCTCCGACTCTGACAGCCTGGCAGCCCTCACCCAGCAGCACCACGTTCTTACCATGTTTACTGTGGAGCCGATGGGCAACGCCTGCtactacacacatacaaaaagaagaagaaatatggAGGAGAGACTTTGAGGACAattgatttgtgacattttttgtctttactcCCTTTCTTCTACTCTTTaccttcatttttaaacaaatatatgaATAGACACATTTATGCCAATCAGCTTGTGTTAATTTTCCATTTCAGAAACTACATTAAAGGaagagtcagtcattctggagaaagactgttgatatttgaagtaaacacccaaacaaatacatccCTCCCTTcctgctccttcagaagctccgccccccAATTTCATGGATGcgcattgccaaggcaacgaccaaaagaaaaacatggtgGAACCCAGAGCGATGCGTCAGCTTTATGGAGGGTTGAAACTGCCAAAGTCAAAAATagataaagaaataaattactcaataaatacattaatatgccattaaatgcaccaaaaataatatttaaaataaatgtaggcattaattatttgataaaatgtgacataaattgatatttctgttttaatccGCTTCTGGATTTATTTACCTTTGTATAAATTTCTCTATTTATTTAATTCcccatttaatttattcattttcatggaTTCCCATTACTCATACTTGATCTATGCACTCGATGTTGTTCAACCAATAGGCAAAAAATTGATCCCCTGACAGCATAATGAAGCAGAAATgcataaagaaatgtaaaaataaatatggaaataaatGAGTTTGGGGAAATGAATAGGGGGGGGAAATGCAAATaggaaaataatatataaataaatacacaaataaataaatacatttaaaaatgaattaattaataaataaaatgggaAATTAAATggtaaagtaaataaatagggGAATTTATAcaaaggtaaataaatacagaagcaaattaaaacagaaatatcaatCTCACATTTTACCAATTAATTAATGCCTTTTAATATTACTTTTGGTGCATTCAATgacatattaatttatttattgagtcaTTTATTTACTTCTCTATCTATTTTGATTTTGGCAGTTTAAGTCCTCCATAAAACCGTAGAGTcacctctgtgtctctcacacattatcacgagcagaaaataaaatctatCTCGTGAGCAGTCCATCCGCACTTTACGCCTCTCTGCggcctccccacttctcactcgacctgcgttaagcgtctctgtccacagaagcagccgtctgtcagctaCAGCTCCTGgcgagctgagaggacagcggccggacaaactgccttcaccaggttGACTGACAACaaaaatttactgaaccaaaatagtttgtatgttggctccacgggaagaaattgacaatgtttgtatttattgattcattcgTACGGTTAAtgagttcaaaacacatatacagcaggatatttgtgtgattttaacAGCTACCTGCTCAGATTACTCTTCATTAAACGCAACAGAAACATCGGACATTGGGTTTTTTTCAGCGCACACACAACGGAAAGCTAGCAGGCTGTGAggtgaatttgaaaaaaaaaagtgtattgaataatctttctccagaatcactgactttACCTTGAAGTGTTAATTTCACCAACTATTTTACAGACTTTTCATACAATCTCTAAACTTCTGGATCTGGAAATGATCTAATTGTATGTTTTTCCAGGCTTTCCAGAGCTGACCTGTGTACAGACCCTGCTGTGTACCTGGTGAGTGGATGGGGAAGCTCTTCTCAGTGATGTTGCTGGTACACAGGCTGTTGTCCAGCGGGCCTGAGGAGCTGGTGATGGACACCTGAACGCACTGACCATACAGGTCAATCACTGCAAACACttctgacagaaagagagagacacacaaagacacatttatcacaAAAAACTTCTGACTCAACAATACCAAACCCTCTGATTACAAGTGACTTTTCTTTACCTGGTGGCAGACCGGAGCAGGCGACACCTTGGTCCACGCCGTTGATGTAATAATGGAGGTCGCCACTGGCTGAGCGCATCATGCCGATCCGTGAGCCCGTGGTCAGAGAGTCCAGGTCACAACCATAGTTGTTGCGCATTGTGTTGCCATCCTGCATGATGGCTGTCCCACTGAGAAAAGGAAGCAGATGATTAAAACTCTTCTCAAAAAGGTTAAATCTTTGATCCAACAGAAGTACTGCTTCAAAACACAGTATTCAAATCACTCCAAAATCAATTAACAGATACAGGGACAAACACTAGAAACAACATCATCTAAGTTACTGGTTCCACATATTTCAAAAatccaaatgtatttttctgccACACTTCAAGATTTTGTCTGTAACAAGTTGGGAGTTTGCAATACCTCCTATCAGTGGCTCCAGGTTAAAAAAGGGATGATTAAAAGACAAACGATTAAAAGTTATCTAATATTAAACTAGTTACAGACACTAACATCTTAGTAACATCAAGAGTACATCAGAATAGCTTCATATTCACATAGTTCGCTACCTGAGCATCCAAGTGTCGTAGTCAATATCAGTCATAGTGTTGGGAAACTCAAGCTCCTCTGGCCTGATGGCCGTCACTcctggacacacagagagggaaggagaacATCAGTAGTGataacacatgaaatacaaatacatgcaaTGATGCATGTATAACAAAGCATGCTGACAAAACCTCATCACTTGGTTAATGTATTTACTCCCAGTGGACACAATAGAGACGTCTCACCTGCTTCTATTGAACCCGACCAGCGGTCCACCATCTTCTGAATAATGATTTCAAACAGCTCTCCGTCTCGAAGGCACCTACAACGAGgatgttaaaagttaaaatccAAAAAAATCTAACTAAGCATGACCTGCCTGTATCTGGTGACTCCTTGACCAAATTACTGATAAAAAACATGGCCAATATGTATCCTAATTACTCAGTTTAGTTCTCAAAACATGTCTCACTTTTGACTAAAAGCTTGAAATGCTTTGCACTCTGCTTGGTTGTTGTGAATTTGTCCCACAAATGAGATTTAATCCCAAAACTTTCAGCTTGTTGTCACCTTCTGCAGGTAACTGAAGTTAAAACGGCAGCACAGATGGTTTCTGTTGTTGATCGTGGTAAAATTGCTATTGACTTTGATGCATGAAAATCTAAACATGGCGTGAAACGTGTTGTTTCCAGTGCGCTGACTATCGTGAACAAACTTTATTAGCGACACCACCCAAGACGAGGGTGACCCAACAAACCTCCAGCCTCATTTAATGTGCCTGTTATTGAGTTTTATGATCCATGACAGGATATGAATCACTGAAAGTTGTTTGCCATCTGTTTCATCACCTGTTGGAAATGACAATAGCGTCGTTGAACTCGCTGCGGCAGTTCTGACGCAGAGCGGTGCGCCCCCCGTTGGTGATGACAGCGTTGGTGCCGTGTAGCTGGTGGAAACGCAGGTCGGTGGTCGTGCTGGCCCCGGCTATGGAGCAGGGGCTCCCGGGGGACATGGCTGTGGGGCCCTCTGAGCTGTCCTCTGGGAGAGGGGGGAGGTCCACTAAGCGAAGGCGAGGCAGAAGAGGAGAAATATTTAGTGTCACATCTTTTCCTCTtaagtaaaaactaaaaacagaaccttgactctgcctccctctctcacccATGTCATCCATGATGGTGGCCTGAGCAGCCTGGCCATAGAGGTCGACCACGGCGTAGACGCTGGGGGGGACGTTCCAGGCCGCCGGACCCTGAGCCACACCGTTTACAAAGAAGTGGAGACTGCCATCTTCTTTCCGCACTACGCCTACTGTGTCACCGGCCTGTAGGAGGGAAAGAGACCAAACAGAAAAGTTCATGAACAAGAATACAAGAATCTTTACATTACGATGAAGGTAAGAGGGTAGAAAGCCGGGGAGTTATTGACAGTTGAGTAATAAACTCACTTTGAGCCGGTCAAGGTTGTGTCCGTACTCATCCAGTATCGTTGTTCCATTGTGCATCACACCATTCCCCGTCATCATCCACGTCCCTGGAAAACATAACACAGAAAACCTCACTTTCTTTTCTCAGTTGTGAGGGAAGTCACAACCAAAATAAACCTCAGAGTTTAAGTAGGTCAAACCTGCATTTACatagtaaattatttttttccacaactACATATGTTAAGTTAGTATAAGTTTTATTAGAGTCTGTTTTTTTACCTGAGCGCAAGTTAGTCATAGTGGAGGGCAGCTGTAGGTAGGCGGGGTTGTGCGTTGTGACACCGATTTCGATGGAGCCCGCCCATTTGTCCACCATCTTGTCGATACGAACCTGGAACACCTCGTTGGAGCGCAGAGGTCTGCTGCTCAGGACCACGCCGTGGTTGAAGTCATCAGTCGCACTGTGAAAACAACGTTGAGTACGTTAATGTGGTGAACGTGAAGAAAATGCTGCACATTCAGCATTTCActctggtattttttttttaactgacaccAACATTTACTAAAAATACTAACCAATACCAACTAATCTAGACCACATAATGCTAAAGCAACAGGCAGCGTTATTCGTCATGCCAGCAGgggattgccataaaatttggtatgttttattttcatttatatttaataaaaattcAGGTTTAATATAATCACAGGTCAAATAGGACTTATGGCTCATGACTGAATATCAGCAGAATAGGAACGCCTGTAATGAATTCAGGGGCAAAGACCAGCACAATGTGACCCAGCACAGAGGATCTGGACTCACTGTGGCCGCAGTGCCGTCCTGCCGTCGCTGATGATGGCTGCCTTCTGGCCACAGTTGGGGTGGAAGAGCAGTCGATCAGGCCCTTCTGAGTCTGGAGTGAGGGAGAGAGCCGGCCTGGTCCGACCGACGTCAGGTGACAGAGCCCTCATGATGGCGTTGTTGCGTCTGAGTCGGTCactgtggttgtggttgtggaCTATGGTGACTTTGACGGCCATGCCGTAGAGGTCGACCACGCCGTAGACAACGCCGGGGGTCTGGGCTGCCGCAACACCTGGGGAGGACATTAAGTGGTGaacagctggaaacagaaaTACTTGAATCATACTTCCTGTACTCTCAGTTACAGTAGTTCTTATGTCCTTTTTGCGTTTCAAAGTATCGATGATAAGTATGAAAATAGTAGTAGTTCGTTTAAAACCAATAGtctaaaagactaaaaacaaataaatatgtgcaaaaaaatcatgaaaacaacagcagaggaAGGATATCCCTGTGTACCGTAGCTGTTGTTACTACATCCACCGACTGATGATGAGTGTCGATGTGTCTCACCTTGGTCGATGCCATTGATGTAGAAATGCAGCGCTCCGCTGGCTTTGCGCATCAACCCTATGTGATCTCCTTCCTAAGAAAAGGGATGAGTGAAGATGATGGAAAACATAATGACACATTTACTGGCACAGTAGGTGgcagaatgatgtatgagtaagagtgtgtgtacgtgtgtgtgtgtgtgtgtgtgtgtgtgtgtgtgtgtggtcacaaACCTGGAGTTCATCAAGGCTAAATTCGCAGTATTCCCTTCGGGTTCCTTTCCCATTGGTTAATATCCCACAGCCACTCATCATGATTGTACCTGATGAACCGAGACATCATATTAATTTACAATGAGCACTTCTTCTCTTGTTTAATACAGTTtttaagcatgtgtgtgtgtgtgtgtgtgtgtgttacctgagCGCAGATTGGTCATAGTTGCAGGATAGTCCAGGTTGTTGGGGTTGTGTGTGGTCACACCGATCTCTATTGAGCCCGACCACTTGTCAACCAGCTTATCAATACGGAtctgaaaacacagaagaagccatgtttttatcatgtttttcaatttttcacCTTTCAATTCTTGTGAGTGCCTACTTTTGAAGCTTTGCTGGAAATAAGAGCAgggcaatatatcaatataataatatccTGATGTGAGACTTTTTATTATGATCCTAAAGTTTAAATGTCATCTTTGACATGATGAATTACAGTTAAGTGATACATATTTg
Encoded proteins:
- the neurl4 gene encoding neuralized-like protein 4 isoform X3, with the translated sequence MAFCWMAFCWGSRWGAASREITPQRDDVGPASAAAVGSAEVSPRKTTNPPRLRRLCSVADTAVCHPHGEVNSWSGSIEIGVTALDPAALDFPSSATGLKGGSWIVSGCSVLRDGRSVLEEYGRDLDQLAEGDRVGIQRSSRGELHLWVNGQDCGAAASGLPPKLWAVVDLYGKCTQVTVVSCEPPPPSAERETIEREEEVDEEEEEEEEEEEEEEVVVCGVREDAGITALMNVAAMNGMMNGDEVPELSCSHSRPDKFPNNLEPDTVLTEHQLFDVFNNAIVSFYRSEDEGGGEDGGGGGGGGTGGGGGGGGGSAGTDSSSRNDRGSSSSGGGALNSDSGTGSTGGGGAGSGGGESGNTNNSPAGNGGVGLGVVTGGMTTNDALLFHEKCGTLIKLSNNNKTAERRRPLDEFNNGVVMTNRPLRHNEMFEIRIDKLVDKWSGSIEIGVTTHNPNNLDYPATMTNLRSGTIMMSGCGILTNGKGTRREYCEFSLDELQEGDHIGLMRKASGALHFYINGIDQGVAAAQTPGVVYGVVDLYGMAVKVTIVHNHNHSDRLRRNNAIMRALSPDVGRTRPALSLTPDSEGPDRLLFHPNCGQKAAIISDGRTALRPHATDDFNHGVVLSSRPLRSNEVFQVRIDKMVDKWAGSIEIGVTTHNPAYLQLPSTMTNLRSGTWMMTGNGVMHNGTTILDEYGHNLDRLKAGDTVGVVRKEDGSLHFFVNGVAQGPAAWNVPPSVYAVVDLYGQAAQATIMDDMVDLPPLPEDSSEGPTAMSPGSPCSIAGASTTTDLRFHQLHGTNAVITNGGRTALRQNCRSEFNDAIVISNRCLRDGELFEIIIQKMVDRWSGSIEAGVTAIRPEELEFPNTMTDIDYDTWMLSGTAIMQDGNTMRNNYGCDLDSLTTGSRIGMMRSASGDLHYYINGVDQGVACSGLPPVFAVIDLYGQCVQVSITSSSGPLDNSLCTSNITEKSFPIHSPVAGVAHRLHSKHGKNVVLLGEGCQAVRVGGYAHGIVFSAKELKVDELFEVRIDEVDEQWCGSLHIGLTTLAPPELPSCPLSGLSPSLPQLRTKVTWLLCGSEVRRNGVLQRQNYGCSLDRLTVGNRVGVKRLSDDTMHIFIDGEDMGPAATAVAKNVYAVLDLYGRITAVSIVSSSLMEDMESVKAPSLSSDSCSEGEEDSTPVREVESEPCALVPTVMAFLENHGKNIQLSNQNLTAARVSSYNQGLLVTAQPLARQQLFQFQIDRLNPSWTSSLSLGVIGHSPDRLNFPSTACCLKRSAWLLQRDSVFHNSLKICENYGPNLDTCPEGTVLGLLVDANSCLHLYVNGMDQGVAAQDIPSPCYPFIDLYGQCEQVTIVTNNVPAVGGESGEARCQGDMEKADMVDGIKESVCWTPPPEVNPNKTCEYQALCSRFKDLLTLPDGYFNEDAKYNLCYCESCHKLRGDEAYYKRGEPPRDYALPFGWCRFALRIKSHCEVSNALKKWHIAYHGTSVGALRRALDHSQLLPGTSSIFSVSPVKAEGPNGYSEPEENSAPGREVPRVRLSPTMRYSGLEIFAPKVQFRDPRSHRCHQAQVGFQVCVRPGSYKVGPQTLGNSEPLDPRFSNSEIEWITKEQGGTLLYGLLIRVE
- the neurl4 gene encoding neuralized-like protein 4 isoform X4, which produces MAAELHPRSGKLIGLSNSNRTARRNQPVQEFNHGLVLSKEPLRDRDVFTVRIDKKVNSWSGSIEIGVTALDPAALDFPSSATGLKGGSWIVSGCSVLRDGRSVLEEYGRDLDQLAEGDRVGIQRSSRGELHLWVNGQDCGAAASGLPPKLWAVVDLYGKCTQVTVVSCEPPPPSAERETIEREEEVDEEEEEEEEEEEEEEVVVCGVREDAGITALMNVAAMNGMMNGDEVPELSCSHSRPDKFPNNLEPDTVLTEHQLFDVFNNAIVSFYRSEDEGGGEDGGGGGGGGTGGGGGGGGGSAGTDSSSRNDRGSSSSGGGALNSDSGTGSTGGGGAGSGGGESGNTNNSPAGNGGVGLGVVTGGMTTNDALLFHEKCGTLIKLSNNNKTAERRRPLDEFNNGVVMTNRPLRHNEMFEIRIDKLVDKWSGSIEIGVTTHNPNNLDYPATMTNLRSGTIMMSGCGILTNGKGTRREYCEFSLDELQEGDHIGLMRKASGALHFYINGIDQGVAAAQTPGVVYGVVDLYGMAVKVTIVHNHNHSDRLRRNNAIMRALSPDVGRTRPALSLTPDSEGPDRLLFHPNCGQKAAIISDGRTALRPHATDDFNHGVVLSSRPLRSNEVFQVRIDKMVDKWAGSIEIGVTTHNPAYLQLPSTMTNLRSGTWMMTGNGVMHNGTTILDEYGHNLDRLKAGDTVGVVRKEDGSLHFFVNGVAQGPAAWNVPPSVYAVVDLYGQAAQATIMDDMVDLPPLPEDSSEGPTAMSPGSPCSIAGASTTTDLRFHQLHGTNAVITNGGRTALRQNCRSEFNDAIVISNRCLRDGELFEIIIQKMVDRWSGSIEAGVTAIRPEELEFPNTMTDIDYDTWMLSGTAIMQDGNTMRNNYGCDLDSLTTGSRIGMMRSASGDLHYYINGVDQGVACSGLPPEVFAVIDLYGQCVQVSITSSSGPLDNSLCTSNITEKSFPIHSPVAGVAHRLHSKHGKNVVLLGEGCQAVRVGGYAHGIVFSAKELKVDELFEVRIDEVDEQWCGSLHIGLTTLAPPELPSCPLSGLSPSLPQLRTKVTWLLCGSEVRRNGVLQRQNYGCSLDRLTVGNRVGVKRLSDDTMHIFIDGEDMGPAATAVAKNVYAVLDLYGRITAVSIVSSSLMEDMESVKAPSLSSDSCSEGEEDSTPVREVESEPCALVPTVMAFLENHGKNIQLSNQNLTAARVSSYNQGLLVTAQPLARQQLFQFQIDRLNPSWTSSLSLGVIGHSPDRLNFPSTACCLKRSAWLLQRDSVFHNSLKICENYGPNLDTCPEGTVLGLLVDANSCLHLYVNGMDQGVAAQDIPSPCYPFIDLYGQCEQVTIVTNNVPAVGGESGEARCQGDMEKADMVDGIKESVCWTPPPEVNPNKTCEYQALCSRFKDLLTLPDGYFNEDAKYNLCYCESCHKLRGDEAYYKRGEPPRDYALPFGWCRFALRIKSHCEVSNALKKWHIAYHGTSVGALRRALDHSQLLPGTSSIFSVSPVKAEGPNGYSEPEENSAPGREVPRVRLSPTMRYSGLEIFAPKVQFRDPRSHRCHQAQVGFQVCVRPGSYKVGPQTLGNSEPLDPRFSNSEIEWITKEQGGTLLYGLLIRVE
- the neurl4 gene encoding neuralized-like protein 4 isoform X1 is translated as MAFCWMAFCWGSRWGAASREITPQRDDVGPASAAAVGSAEVSPRKTTNPPRLRRLCSVADTAVCHPHGEVNSWSGSIEIGVTALDPAALDFPSSATGLKGGSWIVSGCSVLRDGRSVLEEYGRDLDQLAEGDRVGIQRSSRGELHLWVNGQDCGAAASGLPPKLWAVVDLYGKCTQVTVVSCEPPPPSAERETIEREEEVDEEEEEEEEEEEEEEVVVCGVREDAGITALMNVAAMNGMMNGDEVPELSCSHSRPDKFPNNLEPDTVLTEHQLFDVFNNAIVSFYRSEDEGGGEDGGGGGGGGTGGGGGGGGGSAGTDSSSRNDRGSSSSGGGALNSDSGTGSTGGGGAGSGGGESGNTNNSPAGNGGVGLGVVTGGMTTNDALLFHEKCGTLIKLSNNNKTAERRRPLDEFNNGVVMTNRPLRHNEMFEIRIDKLVDKWSGSIEIGVTTHNPNNLDYPATMTNLRSGTIMMSGCGILTNGKGTRREYCEFSLDELQEGDHIGLMRKASGALHFYINGIDQGVAAAQTPGVVYGVVDLYGMAVKVTIVHNHNHSDRLRRNNAIMRALSPDVGRTRPALSLTPDSEGPDRLLFHPNCGQKAAIISDGRTALRPHATDDFNHGVVLSSRPLRSNEVFQVRIDKMVDKWAGSIEIGVTTHNPAYLQLPSTMTNLRSGTWMMTGNGVMHNGTTILDEYGHNLDRLKAGDTVGVVRKEDGSLHFFVNGVAQGPAAWNVPPSVYAVVDLYGQAAQATIMDDMVDLPPLPEDSSEGPTAMSPGSPCSIAGASTTTDLRFHQLHGTNAVITNGGRTALRQNCRSEFNDAIVISNRCLRDGELFEIIIQKMVDRWSGSIEAGVTAIRPEELEFPNTMTDIDYDTWMLSGTAIMQDGNTMRNNYGCDLDSLTTGSRIGMMRSASGDLHYYINGVDQGVACSGLPPEVFAVIDLYGQCVQVSITSSSGPLDNSLCTSNITEKSFPIHSPVAGVAHRLHSKHGKNVVLLGEGCQAVRVGGYAHGIVFSAKELKVDELFEVRIDEVDEQWCGSLHIGLTTLAPPELPSCPLSGLSPSLPQLRTKVTWLLCGSEVRRNGVLQRQNYGCSLDRLTVGNRVGVKRLSDDTMHIFIDGEDMGPAATAVAKNVYAVLDLYGRITAVSIVSSSLMEDMESVKAPSLSSDSCSEGEEDSTPVREVESEPCALVPTVMAFLENHGKNIQLSNQNLTAARVSSYNQGLLVTAQPLARQQLFQFQIDRLNPSWTSSLSLGVIGHSPDRLNFPSTACCLKRSAWLLQRDSVFHNSLKICENYGPNLDTCPEGTVLGLLVDANSCLHLYVNGMDQGVAAQDIPSPCYPFIDLYGQCEQVTIVTNNVPAVGGESGEARCQGDMEKADMVDGIKESVCWTPPPEVNPNKTCEYQALCSRFKDLLTLPDGYFNEDAKYNLCYCESCHKLRGDEAYYKRGEPPRDYALPFGWCRFALRIKSHCEVSNALKKWHIAYHGTSVGALRRALDHSQLLPGTSSIFSVSPVKAEGPNGYSEPEENSAPGREVPRVRLSPTMRYSGLEIFAPKVQFRDPRSHRCHQAQVGFQVCVRPGSYKVGPQTLGNSEPLDPRFSNSEIEWITKEQGGTLLYGLLIRVE